One stretch of Nicotiana tabacum cultivar K326 chromosome 18, ASM71507v2, whole genome shotgun sequence DNA includes these proteins:
- the LOC107804274 gene encoding receptor-like serine/threonine-protein kinase NCRK isoform X2, with protein MRFGKEAAIAFLISLVWIQQIAGDEGQNASVTSKWTCSCLANQSFVVPENCSSSCDCTLDKSSKNRWICICAADELPRVAAANSYSSCFTACDCHYGTQLEKQSPKKSISSKVILVMLLLCATVITLGFVASMLCYVYRKDKYSIQRALFSSDKETSYNSTTNLILSQGTSIAEHGRYTGSSNCVTGCVPKACIMFKRKSGVFYGTIIQFSYADLESATNKFSDSNLIGVGGSSHVYRGYLRNGRTIAIKRIKTQAGQDTDSAFLTEIELISRLHHCHVVPLLGYCSEHHGKHAERLLIFEFMANGNLRDCLDGASGRHLDWSTRVAVAFGAARGLEYLHEAAAPRILHRDVKSTNVLLDENYRAKITDLGMAKHLQNDGIPSGSSSPARMQGTFGYFAPEYAIVGRASLKSDVFSFGVVLLELITGRKPIHKSANKAEESLVIWATPRLLDSRRVVSELPDPNLKGEFEEEEMQVMAYLAKECLLLDPDSRPTMSEVVQILSTIAPETSKRKHFSRDEFKGSFSYDGKSTYGESPGFVEAEEIKQITSENRSAHCLLSPHCEFNHCGETSDQKEHVIHAAYVEKLLLQSSNARSWSPQDDEAVDLTEPRFEKFHMPTVRLETT; from the exons ATGAGGTTCGGAAAGGAAGCTGCAATTGCTTTCCTCATTAGCTTGGTCTGGATACAGCAAATTGCTGGCG ATGAAGGACAAAATGCATCAGTAACAAGTAAGTGGACCTGCAGCTGTCTTGCCAACCAGAGTTTTGTTGTTCCAGAAAACTGTTCATCATCCTGTGATTGCACTCTTG ACAAATCAAGCAAGAACAGATGGATATGCATATGTGCCGCTGATGAACTACCTAGAGTGGCTGCTGCTAATAGTTATAGCAGCTGTTTTACAGCCTGTGATTGCCATTATG GAACTCAACTTGAAAAGCAGTCACCTAAGAAGAGCATATCCAGCAAAGTTATTTTGGTCATGCTCTTACTATGTGCAACCGTCATTACGCTTGGTTTTGTTGCTTCGATGCTGTGCTATGTGTATAGAAAGGATAAATATTCTATCCAACGAGCTCTATTTTCATCAGACAAAGAAACAAGTTACAACAGTACTACCAACTTAATACTAAGCCAAGGAACTTCAATTGCAGAACATGGACGGTACACTGGTTCCTCCAACTGTGTTACAG GTTGTGTTCCCAAAGCATGTATTATGTTCAAAAGAAAATCTGGAGTATTTTATGGGACGATTATTCAATTTTCATATGCTGACTTAGAGAGCGCAACAAATAAGTTCTCTGATTCCAATTTGATTGGGGTCGGAGGAAGCAGCCATGTGTACCGTGGTTATCTCAGAAATGGAAGAACTATTGCAATTAAGCGAATAAAAACTCAGGCAGGACAGGACACTGACTCTGCTTTCTTGACGGAG ATAGAACTCATATCAAGACTTCATCATTGTCATGTGGTTCCATTGCTTGGATACTGCTCCGAACACCATGGGAAACATGCCGAGAGGCTACTTATTTTCGAGTTCATGGCAAATGGCAATCTGAGAGATTGTCTGGATGGAGCATCAGGGAGACACCTCGATTGGAGTACACGGGTCGCTGTTGCTTTTGGAGCTGCACGTGGCTTGGAGTATCTCCACGAAGCAGCTGCACCAAGAATTTTACACCGAGATGTTAAATCCACTAATGTTCTATTGGATGAGAACTATAGAGCAAAG ATTACTGATCTTGGCATGGCAAAACACCTTCAAAATGATGGTATTCCTAGTGGTTCCAGTTCTCCTGCTCGGATGCAGGGCACATTTGGCTATTTTGCACCTGAATATGCAATTGTTGGAAGAGCTTCTTTGAAGTCTGATGTTTTCAGTTTTGGGGTTGTGCTCCTTGAACTGATAACTGGACGAAAACCAATACATAAGTCGGCTAATAAGGCAGAAGAGAGCCTCGTGATATGG GCAACCCCTCGTCTGCTAGACAGTAGGCGTGTGGTCTCAGAGTTGCCAGACCCAAATTTGAAAggagaatttgaagaagaggagATGCAGGTAATGGCTTACTTGGCTAAGGAGTGTCTTCTATTGGACCCAGATTCTCGGCCAACGATGAGTGAGGTTGTTCAAATTTTGTCAACTATTGCCCCAGAAACATCTAAAAGGAAACACTTCTCGAGAGATGAGTTCAAG GGCTCGTTTAGTTATGATGGAAAGAGTACTTATGGAGAAAGTCCCGGCTTTGTTGAAGCTGAGGAGATCAAGCAGATCACGTCTGAGAATCGCTCAGCTCACTGCTTGTTGTCGCCACATTGCGAGTTCAATCATTGTGGCGAAACTAGTGATCAGAAAGAACATGTTATTCATGCTGCATATGTAGAGAAACTACTACTCCAGAGCTCAAATGCCCGAAGTTGGAGCCCGCAAGATGATGAAGCAGTGGATTTAACTGAACCGCGGTTTGAGAAATTTCATATGCCAACTGTTAGATTGGAAACAACGTAG
- the LOC107804274 gene encoding receptor-like serine/threonine-protein kinase NCRK isoform X1, with the protein MSELLFEICQQEMRFGKEAAIAFLISLVWIQQIAGDEGQNASVTSKWTCSCLANQSFVVPENCSSSCDCTLDKSSKNRWICICAADELPRVAAANSYSSCFTACDCHYGTQLEKQSPKKSISSKVILVMLLLCATVITLGFVASMLCYVYRKDKYSIQRALFSSDKETSYNSTTNLILSQGTSIAEHGRYTGSSNCVTGCVPKACIMFKRKSGVFYGTIIQFSYADLESATNKFSDSNLIGVGGSSHVYRGYLRNGRTIAIKRIKTQAGQDTDSAFLTEIELISRLHHCHVVPLLGYCSEHHGKHAERLLIFEFMANGNLRDCLDGASGRHLDWSTRVAVAFGAARGLEYLHEAAAPRILHRDVKSTNVLLDENYRAKITDLGMAKHLQNDGIPSGSSSPARMQGTFGYFAPEYAIVGRASLKSDVFSFGVVLLELITGRKPIHKSANKAEESLVIWATPRLLDSRRVVSELPDPNLKGEFEEEEMQVMAYLAKECLLLDPDSRPTMSEVVQILSTIAPETSKRKHFSRDEFKGSFSYDGKSTYGESPGFVEAEEIKQITSENRSAHCLLSPHCEFNHCGETSDQKEHVIHAAYVEKLLLQSSNARSWSPQDDEAVDLTEPRFEKFHMPTVRLETT; encoded by the exons AGATTTGTCAACAAGAAATGAGGTTCGGAAAGGAAGCTGCAATTGCTTTCCTCATTAGCTTGGTCTGGATACAGCAAATTGCTGGCG ATGAAGGACAAAATGCATCAGTAACAAGTAAGTGGACCTGCAGCTGTCTTGCCAACCAGAGTTTTGTTGTTCCAGAAAACTGTTCATCATCCTGTGATTGCACTCTTG ACAAATCAAGCAAGAACAGATGGATATGCATATGTGCCGCTGATGAACTACCTAGAGTGGCTGCTGCTAATAGTTATAGCAGCTGTTTTACAGCCTGTGATTGCCATTATG GAACTCAACTTGAAAAGCAGTCACCTAAGAAGAGCATATCCAGCAAAGTTATTTTGGTCATGCTCTTACTATGTGCAACCGTCATTACGCTTGGTTTTGTTGCTTCGATGCTGTGCTATGTGTATAGAAAGGATAAATATTCTATCCAACGAGCTCTATTTTCATCAGACAAAGAAACAAGTTACAACAGTACTACCAACTTAATACTAAGCCAAGGAACTTCAATTGCAGAACATGGACGGTACACTGGTTCCTCCAACTGTGTTACAG GTTGTGTTCCCAAAGCATGTATTATGTTCAAAAGAAAATCTGGAGTATTTTATGGGACGATTATTCAATTTTCATATGCTGACTTAGAGAGCGCAACAAATAAGTTCTCTGATTCCAATTTGATTGGGGTCGGAGGAAGCAGCCATGTGTACCGTGGTTATCTCAGAAATGGAAGAACTATTGCAATTAAGCGAATAAAAACTCAGGCAGGACAGGACACTGACTCTGCTTTCTTGACGGAG ATAGAACTCATATCAAGACTTCATCATTGTCATGTGGTTCCATTGCTTGGATACTGCTCCGAACACCATGGGAAACATGCCGAGAGGCTACTTATTTTCGAGTTCATGGCAAATGGCAATCTGAGAGATTGTCTGGATGGAGCATCAGGGAGACACCTCGATTGGAGTACACGGGTCGCTGTTGCTTTTGGAGCTGCACGTGGCTTGGAGTATCTCCACGAAGCAGCTGCACCAAGAATTTTACACCGAGATGTTAAATCCACTAATGTTCTATTGGATGAGAACTATAGAGCAAAG ATTACTGATCTTGGCATGGCAAAACACCTTCAAAATGATGGTATTCCTAGTGGTTCCAGTTCTCCTGCTCGGATGCAGGGCACATTTGGCTATTTTGCACCTGAATATGCAATTGTTGGAAGAGCTTCTTTGAAGTCTGATGTTTTCAGTTTTGGGGTTGTGCTCCTTGAACTGATAACTGGACGAAAACCAATACATAAGTCGGCTAATAAGGCAGAAGAGAGCCTCGTGATATGG GCAACCCCTCGTCTGCTAGACAGTAGGCGTGTGGTCTCAGAGTTGCCAGACCCAAATTTGAAAggagaatttgaagaagaggagATGCAGGTAATGGCTTACTTGGCTAAGGAGTGTCTTCTATTGGACCCAGATTCTCGGCCAACGATGAGTGAGGTTGTTCAAATTTTGTCAACTATTGCCCCAGAAACATCTAAAAGGAAACACTTCTCGAGAGATGAGTTCAAG GGCTCGTTTAGTTATGATGGAAAGAGTACTTATGGAGAAAGTCCCGGCTTTGTTGAAGCTGAGGAGATCAAGCAGATCACGTCTGAGAATCGCTCAGCTCACTGCTTGTTGTCGCCACATTGCGAGTTCAATCATTGTGGCGAAACTAGTGATCAGAAAGAACATGTTATTCATGCTGCATATGTAGAGAAACTACTACTCCAGAGCTCAAATGCCCGAAGTTGGAGCCCGCAAGATGATGAAGCAGTGGATTTAACTGAACCGCGGTTTGAGAAATTTCATATGCCAACTGTTAGATTGGAAACAACGTAG
- the LOC107804274 gene encoding receptor-like serine/threonine-protein kinase NCRK isoform X4 — MRFGKEAAIAFLISLVWIQQIAGDEGQNASVTSKWTCSCLANQSFVVPENCSSSCDCTLDKSSKNRWICICAADELPRVAAANSYSSCFTACDCHYGTQLEKQSPKKSISSKVILVMLLLCATVITLGFVASMLCYVYRKDKYSIQRALFSSDKETSYNSTTNLILSQGTSIAEHGRYTGSSNCVTGCVPKACIMFKRKSGVFYGTIIQFSYADLESATNKFSDSNLIGVGGSSHVYRGYLRNGRTIAIKRIKTQAGQDTDSAFLTEIELISRLHHCHVVPLLGYCSEHHGKHAERLLIFEFMANGNLRDCLDGASGRHLDWSTRVAVAFGAARGLEYLHEAAAPRILHRDVKSTNVLLDENYRAKITDLGMAKHLQNDGIPSGSSSPARMQGTFGYFAPEYAIVGRASLKSDVFSFGVVLLELITGRKPIHKSANKAEESLVIWATPRLLDSRRVVSELPDPNLKGEFEEEEMQVMAYLAKECLLLDPDSRPTMSEVVQILSTIAPETSKRKHFSRDEFKVSETLR, encoded by the exons ATGAGGTTCGGAAAGGAAGCTGCAATTGCTTTCCTCATTAGCTTGGTCTGGATACAGCAAATTGCTGGCG ATGAAGGACAAAATGCATCAGTAACAAGTAAGTGGACCTGCAGCTGTCTTGCCAACCAGAGTTTTGTTGTTCCAGAAAACTGTTCATCATCCTGTGATTGCACTCTTG ACAAATCAAGCAAGAACAGATGGATATGCATATGTGCCGCTGATGAACTACCTAGAGTGGCTGCTGCTAATAGTTATAGCAGCTGTTTTACAGCCTGTGATTGCCATTATG GAACTCAACTTGAAAAGCAGTCACCTAAGAAGAGCATATCCAGCAAAGTTATTTTGGTCATGCTCTTACTATGTGCAACCGTCATTACGCTTGGTTTTGTTGCTTCGATGCTGTGCTATGTGTATAGAAAGGATAAATATTCTATCCAACGAGCTCTATTTTCATCAGACAAAGAAACAAGTTACAACAGTACTACCAACTTAATACTAAGCCAAGGAACTTCAATTGCAGAACATGGACGGTACACTGGTTCCTCCAACTGTGTTACAG GTTGTGTTCCCAAAGCATGTATTATGTTCAAAAGAAAATCTGGAGTATTTTATGGGACGATTATTCAATTTTCATATGCTGACTTAGAGAGCGCAACAAATAAGTTCTCTGATTCCAATTTGATTGGGGTCGGAGGAAGCAGCCATGTGTACCGTGGTTATCTCAGAAATGGAAGAACTATTGCAATTAAGCGAATAAAAACTCAGGCAGGACAGGACACTGACTCTGCTTTCTTGACGGAG ATAGAACTCATATCAAGACTTCATCATTGTCATGTGGTTCCATTGCTTGGATACTGCTCCGAACACCATGGGAAACATGCCGAGAGGCTACTTATTTTCGAGTTCATGGCAAATGGCAATCTGAGAGATTGTCTGGATGGAGCATCAGGGAGACACCTCGATTGGAGTACACGGGTCGCTGTTGCTTTTGGAGCTGCACGTGGCTTGGAGTATCTCCACGAAGCAGCTGCACCAAGAATTTTACACCGAGATGTTAAATCCACTAATGTTCTATTGGATGAGAACTATAGAGCAAAG ATTACTGATCTTGGCATGGCAAAACACCTTCAAAATGATGGTATTCCTAGTGGTTCCAGTTCTCCTGCTCGGATGCAGGGCACATTTGGCTATTTTGCACCTGAATATGCAATTGTTGGAAGAGCTTCTTTGAAGTCTGATGTTTTCAGTTTTGGGGTTGTGCTCCTTGAACTGATAACTGGACGAAAACCAATACATAAGTCGGCTAATAAGGCAGAAGAGAGCCTCGTGATATGG GCAACCCCTCGTCTGCTAGACAGTAGGCGTGTGGTCTCAGAGTTGCCAGACCCAAATTTGAAAggagaatttgaagaagaggagATGCAGGTAATGGCTTACTTGGCTAAGGAGTGTCTTCTATTGGACCCAGATTCTCGGCCAACGATGAGTGAGGTTGTTCAAATTTTGTCAACTATTGCCCCAGAAACATCTAAAAGGAAACACTTCTCGAGAGATGAGTTCAAGGTATCCGAAACACTTCGTTAA
- the LOC107804274 gene encoding receptor-like serine/threonine-protein kinase NCRK isoform X3, giving the protein MSELLFEICQQEMRFGKEAAIAFLISLVWIQQIAGDEGQNASVTSKWTCSCLANQSFVVPENCSSSCDCTLDKSSKNRWICICAADELPRVAAANSYSSCFTACDCHYGTQLEKQSPKKSISSKVILVMLLLCATVITLGFVASMLCYVYRKDKYSIQRALFSSDKETSYNSTTNLILSQGTSIAEHGRYTGSSNCVTGCVPKACIMFKRKSGVFYGTIIQFSYADLESATNKFSDSNLIGVGGSSHVYRGYLRNGRTIAIKRIKTQAGQDTDSAFLTEIELISRLHHCHVVPLLGYCSEHHGKHAERLLIFEFMANGNLRDCLDGASGRHLDWSTRVAVAFGAARGLEYLHEAAAPRILHRDVKSTNVLLDENYRAKITDLGMAKHLQNDGIPSGSSSPARMQGTFGYFAPEYAIVGRASLKSDVFSFGVVLLELITGRKPIHKSANKAEESLVIWATPRLLDSRRVVSELPDPNLKGEFEEEEMQVMAYLAKECLLLDPDSRPTMSEVVQILSTIAPETSKRKHFSRDEFKVSETLR; this is encoded by the exons AGATTTGTCAACAAGAAATGAGGTTCGGAAAGGAAGCTGCAATTGCTTTCCTCATTAGCTTGGTCTGGATACAGCAAATTGCTGGCG ATGAAGGACAAAATGCATCAGTAACAAGTAAGTGGACCTGCAGCTGTCTTGCCAACCAGAGTTTTGTTGTTCCAGAAAACTGTTCATCATCCTGTGATTGCACTCTTG ACAAATCAAGCAAGAACAGATGGATATGCATATGTGCCGCTGATGAACTACCTAGAGTGGCTGCTGCTAATAGTTATAGCAGCTGTTTTACAGCCTGTGATTGCCATTATG GAACTCAACTTGAAAAGCAGTCACCTAAGAAGAGCATATCCAGCAAAGTTATTTTGGTCATGCTCTTACTATGTGCAACCGTCATTACGCTTGGTTTTGTTGCTTCGATGCTGTGCTATGTGTATAGAAAGGATAAATATTCTATCCAACGAGCTCTATTTTCATCAGACAAAGAAACAAGTTACAACAGTACTACCAACTTAATACTAAGCCAAGGAACTTCAATTGCAGAACATGGACGGTACACTGGTTCCTCCAACTGTGTTACAG GTTGTGTTCCCAAAGCATGTATTATGTTCAAAAGAAAATCTGGAGTATTTTATGGGACGATTATTCAATTTTCATATGCTGACTTAGAGAGCGCAACAAATAAGTTCTCTGATTCCAATTTGATTGGGGTCGGAGGAAGCAGCCATGTGTACCGTGGTTATCTCAGAAATGGAAGAACTATTGCAATTAAGCGAATAAAAACTCAGGCAGGACAGGACACTGACTCTGCTTTCTTGACGGAG ATAGAACTCATATCAAGACTTCATCATTGTCATGTGGTTCCATTGCTTGGATACTGCTCCGAACACCATGGGAAACATGCCGAGAGGCTACTTATTTTCGAGTTCATGGCAAATGGCAATCTGAGAGATTGTCTGGATGGAGCATCAGGGAGACACCTCGATTGGAGTACACGGGTCGCTGTTGCTTTTGGAGCTGCACGTGGCTTGGAGTATCTCCACGAAGCAGCTGCACCAAGAATTTTACACCGAGATGTTAAATCCACTAATGTTCTATTGGATGAGAACTATAGAGCAAAG ATTACTGATCTTGGCATGGCAAAACACCTTCAAAATGATGGTATTCCTAGTGGTTCCAGTTCTCCTGCTCGGATGCAGGGCACATTTGGCTATTTTGCACCTGAATATGCAATTGTTGGAAGAGCTTCTTTGAAGTCTGATGTTTTCAGTTTTGGGGTTGTGCTCCTTGAACTGATAACTGGACGAAAACCAATACATAAGTCGGCTAATAAGGCAGAAGAGAGCCTCGTGATATGG GCAACCCCTCGTCTGCTAGACAGTAGGCGTGTGGTCTCAGAGTTGCCAGACCCAAATTTGAAAggagaatttgaagaagaggagATGCAGGTAATGGCTTACTTGGCTAAGGAGTGTCTTCTATTGGACCCAGATTCTCGGCCAACGATGAGTGAGGTTGTTCAAATTTTGTCAACTATTGCCCCAGAAACATCTAAAAGGAAACACTTCTCGAGAGATGAGTTCAAGGTATCCGAAACACTTCGTTAA